The DNA window AACCTGACATTACTTTAGATTGTATCTAACTTAAAAGTACCTGACATTACTTAGCAATAAATTGTACTTACATCATAGTTTTAAtagaaacaaataaattaaatgctggacataaaaaaataaaaagtaatttatcaaaaatattattgctaattattttaaactttgatTTGTGATATTTAGTTGGAGCGGATAATATAgtacataatatataatttaaaacaataatcgaggatattttatatataattaataaattaaatatgcatttttatttttttaatatatatgtagTTTGATTTTATTCTATTGGAAACTGTAGATAATATATTAGTAAAAAATTTTACGCAAATGTCGTagaaaggccaaacctttcacaaaagtttcataaaaattaacctttcaattttatcgattttggccaaaaactgattatttggtttcacaaaagttctaacctttcaattttgtcgattttggccaaaaatggattatttggtttcacaaaagtcctgacctttcaatatatgtgcatgccacgtaggAGCCACATATAGGCAAAATTGAAATCAAactgagagttggccacaattgaaaccaaatagtCTGTTTTTGGCTAatatcgacaaaattgaaaggtcaagacttttgtgaaacttttataaaaggtttgacctttttacatcatttggctttttttttaatatttctcaTTACAGGAGAAATGTTGTGTACAAattatagtattttatttttcattacaaTAAGAGAGGTATAAAATTAGGTATGAGAAATGTACGGTTCAATGCATTATGCTATAACGTCCACCCGAGCAAGGTTAGACTTATTCGTGCATTGCACTAGAGGAATATCAACGTTAAAAAACTTCTAATAAACCACTTATATTGTACACTTGTTCGATTTTCAGTTCATCAATCCGAAACAGTATAAGTTGACATGTGAAAATTAATTTCTCTAAGCACAGTGCCACTCATGTTCCTTCGCATGTTGTCCAGTCCCATGTTATTAGTATTGACGTGTTCAGCTTTCATTGTGCCACAACATTAGACTATTTTTCCGTCTCAAATTATAAGCAATTGAAATAAACATACATAActatatctaaataaaataaataattaatttataaagatatgatacatctatttttatttaaccaAATGCTAACTCTCTAAcagatctttaatttttttaatgtattatatagttattataaatatataaaatatttaattatttaaattacaatTAGTCTTTTGgcaacaaaatatataaatcagAAACGGGGGAGGGAACATGAGTTTGATTCAGAGTTGACTCTTAACTGAGTTCTAATATCAAATACTTTGATGTATAAAAATAGTCAAAGCATCAATACCAAAAATTAGTGGAGAGTACACAAAAAATTATGTGTATGTTTAATAGTAAAACAGGATCTATGATtcattttatgataaaatactagtatttcatattttcatttcattagcTTGCTTGATTAAGGATCCAAATTATATTCTGCTTGAGTTAGTTTCCTGTGGGCGAGTAATTAACGAATTTCAAATGCCAAAGccaaaagatttttttttttaaagatgtcCAGATCATGAAGTTTCCTAAAATCCTGTTTGCTGTGCAAGAAATTAATGCAACATTTTCTCATAACATGCAGCTGGAATAATCACTAACATATAGTTGgcctttttttgttttatatatacatttcaatgatatcatattatcatcacATTCTTGTAATGAGCAGCAAATTATTTCTTCAACGAATTATTTCAACACATAATTCACAAAAGGAAGTTTTTTTGCGCAAAGGTAGCAACAAACTATACCGTCcttttctaaataaattattatcaaaatacaccaaatttttgttttttaaaacaaaaccaaaaaatattGAACAAGATAACAATAAATTATTGCTTATTATTCTCTATGTAAGGAAACATGAAAAATACAGGTAACATGCATCTAATTAAGCAAAACCAGCATACTTGAGGCAAAAGATGTCTAAATAGTAAAAAAGATTTCAATAATTACTAATAAGGGTCCCAACTTATACTCATTCATCAACCAATTTTGGGGAGCCACCTGTCACACTATACATCAAAAATTCAAGATTAAATTAAGCACAGAAGCTCGGAAGTCGCAAATCACAAATATTTGAGAGCAATTTTGTCGGTGAAACTCGATGCTACATGTCGTTCTAAGGTATTTCCAGAGGAATCATTACCGCAAGGTATAGAGGGGGAGGTCATAAGCGTCTATACCGTAAAATCGATTTTCGACGGAATGAAAAAGACATATATGGCAGAATCGTAACCATAGAATACGACCCTAATCGAATACGTTGTGTAATTCTGTTGTTAGTCAAGCTCAGCcactttgtcaaaaaaaaaaactcagcCACCACATTTTAAGTACAGCTATAAGTTTATTTGCTACCGGATGGCGGATGCCACCTCATCGCCACTGAATTAGTAGTATAGAgcgattttttcttttatataaaaCGATAACGTTTGGTCAATGACGACGAAATCTAACAGGTGTCTCAGGTCCTCCACTCAGGTCCACTTCTTGGAAACATGTGGCAAAATTACGTCATGGACTTCTACATTTTGCGGTGCTTATTAGACCTCTGTTCTTTTTAGAAAATCCATCTTACTCCCATCTCATAAATAGAAACTAAAAATTAACAccttttaatttgtatataaattaaaaatataaatttttaaattatttttataaataaatcttaatatgattaaattaaaagatttagtaTTAGCTCATAATTATTACTGCAGCTGCATTAGTATATTAAGATGTATTTTGGGTTTCAGTTTTGTACTTGGTctattcaattaataaaataaccttctgttaaaaaaaatacaaaataaacttacattatttatttatttatatacattgcaatttttttatgatttcatATCATATTCTATTTTTGTATCATAAACTCTTCTATTTTCCGATctgaattgaaaattaaaaaaataaaaattgctaacttgataaataaaaatattttaatcataaattaaatttgtatatttaaatataactaaaaataaaatatttacatattaaatttatttgaagtatcaatatttttatatttatgagaCATTTTAACCACATGTTACATTAAATTTGCTATTTTTTCTAGACAAACAAATGTTAGTTTACTAGAGGCTTAGTTCGCTACagcaaaataaaacatattctatctatatttattttataaataattatttacaaataaatctaaaattactcctataaaataactaattttttgtaaattgaACTTTAATATGATAACTAGATCAAATTTtagcaaaatatttttaataaaaactagtattaataaataaatgtgttatcactaaatcttttaaaaaataaatttatatatttaacaaaatgaaataattacttttaaaataaattattcaaatgTAATATGTTATAATGAATtgcataatatattttatagtattattattattcattctTATTTAGAATATGTTGatcaatcaaataatttaagaaattttttattttcaatcttaaattaaatatactctctatttatatttaagatttttatttccttttgggTTGATATTTTACATAGAAATATCTCAACTCCAGCTTGAATATTTGTTATCAACAGAATTCATACTTCAATCATAGCAACATTTCTGTTATTTTCCTTAATTGTATCACCAACGAAGATTTAATTGTTATGAAAATACAAATTTGTAGCAAATAGACGTTTCATATCAgaaagaataaaagaaaaaactgaATAAAAAGGAACAAAATAGAAACCCAGTTGCCCAGCCCAGCTATAAACAGACACATGCCTGTTACCAATAGGTCAAACTTTTGTCGGTTGCCTAAACAGCCGGTAATCAAACCGTACACGTGGTTACATAAAACTTTATCAACAGAAGAATCCTCACTGTGCATCTCTCCTGTTCACAAacctttgaaaagaaaaaaaaagaaaacagttTAAGAACAGACCCATAAAACGCCCCACTATCTACGCTTGTATATCTCACCGCCACCGCTTCTGTACACAGAATTCGAAAGAGAACGCTGCCGTTTCATCAATTAAATTCTCATGCTTACCATTTCTAGACCATCCTCCCCTGAACCGTACATCAGAAAACCTAAAACCCCACCGGACGACGTAGTTTTCCCTCGTAAAAACTCCTTCACCTCACTTAGTTCTCTCCTTTCTTATTCTTATTTCAATCAATCACGCGCATGGCTTCTCCTCTCTATCCTCTCCGTTCAGATCATCCTCCTCCTTGCCCTCCGTACAATCCCGTTTTCATTCCCTCACCGCCGCCACCATTTCCCTTCTCCGTACACGATTCATCGCAATAATTACAATCATGCCATCACCAATAAAACGGATACTGCTGACTCCGATGATTGCCGATTAGGAAGAGTCTTTGTTTATGAATTACCTAGTGAGTTCAATACTGAGTTGATTCGAAACTGTGACGAGTTAAACCCTTGGAGTTCTCGATGCGACGCCTTAACAAACGACGGTTTTGGTCAAGAAGCTACCGGACTTTCCGGTATTATCCCGGAAAATTTGCTTCCGGCTTGGTACTGGACGGACCAATTCGTATCGGAGATTATTTTCCATAATCGGATTTTGAAGCACACGTGTCGAACGATGGAGCCAAACAACGCGACGGCGTTTTATATTCCGTTTTATGCAGGGCTTGCTGTTGGAAAATATTTATGGTTTAATTACAGTTCTAAAGACCGTGATCGTCACTGCCAGATGATGTTAAATTGGGTGCACGATCAACCCTACTTCAAGAAATCAAACGGCTGGGATCATTTTCTTACAATGGGACGCATCTCATGGGATTTTCGTCGGTCGAAAGAAGAAGACTGGGGTTCCAGCTGTCTTTACCAGCCAGGTATGAGAAATATCACTCGTCTATTAATTGAACGGAATCCATGGGATTATTTCGACGTCGGTGTACCTTACCCCACTGGATTCCACCCTAGATCAGATAACGATATTCTCCAGTGGCAGGAATTTGTCCGTACACGTAACCGTAACAAACTATTCTGTTTTGCCGGTGCAAAACGCGGTTCTATTAAAAACGATTTTAGAGGGCTGTTACTGAGTCATTGCCATAACGAGTCGGACGCGTGTCAAGTCGTTGACTGCGCCGGTAGCCGTTGCGCGAATGGCACGTCGGCGATTCTCGAAACGTTTCTAGACTCCGATTTCTGTTTACAGCCGAGAGGCGATAGTTTTACTCGACGGTCTATTTTTGATTGTATGTTAGCCGGTTCGATTCCGGTTTTATTCTGGAGACGGTCGGCTTATCAGCAGTATGAGTGGTTTTTACCGGAGAAACCCGAGAGTTACTCAGTTTTTATACATAGAGACGAGGTTAAAAACGGAACTTCAGTGAGGAAAGTGCTGGAGAGTTATAGTAAGGAGGAAGTGAGGGAAATGAGAGAAAAAGTAATTGAATTTATACCGAAATTTGTGTATGCAAGGGCGCATGACGGTTTAGAGAGTATTAAAGATGCGTTTGATATTGCAATTGATGGAGTTTTACGGAGATTTAAGGAGCAAGAAGACTGGGATTACAAGTggtaaattagtaaattttatttattcttttcaaAGCAATTGAGAGGCAGAAACTACAGTTATAAATCATGGTTTTTGAGAGGCCATGAACAAATATTTGTGTGTATATTATTACAGTTTATTCATCTTCAGGAGGAATTATAGGGTATTAGCTATAGTCTATAGAGTTATTTATCATGAGTGAAGTTGATATACTTTCACTAGATAGATAAAGCAGGACCACTGAACCACCCAATTGGTGGTGGTCCTTGGCCTTTTGGTTGGATGGATGGATGCAACTTTAATGAGACTTGGCTGGCTAGTTGgtgtatttttctttatttgggAAAATGGGTGGGCCATTATGATATGGCTTTGTTTGGATTATGCCATTACAGGGTCCCTAGTTTCATAGATATAAATGAGAAGATGGTGTAATGTAATTAAATAATTCATATTTGCCTATTAAAACTTCAATTTGATGTTGTAGTTTCGTATTCTATCTAGTTTCTTCATTGGATTATTTTTAGTACATAAATGTGGTAACTTGCCACCTTTGTAATTCTGCAATAAAATATTTCCATGTTATTTTCTGATGCCCTCTTCAGTTGAGAGAGGGAACTTCATGGAAAATATCAAAAG is part of the Mercurialis annua linkage group LG3, ddMerAnnu1.2, whole genome shotgun sequence genome and encodes:
- the LOC126673716 gene encoding xyloglucan galactosyltransferase XLT2 — encoded protein: MLTISRPSSPEPYIRKPKTPPDDVVFPRKNSFTSLSSLLSYSYFNQSRAWLLLSILSVQIILLLALRTIPFSFPHRRHHFPSPYTIHRNNYNHAITNKTDTADSDDCRLGRVFVYELPSEFNTELIRNCDELNPWSSRCDALTNDGFGQEATGLSGIIPENLLPAWYWTDQFVSEIIFHNRILKHTCRTMEPNNATAFYIPFYAGLAVGKYLWFNYSSKDRDRHCQMMLNWVHDQPYFKKSNGWDHFLTMGRISWDFRRSKEEDWGSSCLYQPGMRNITRLLIERNPWDYFDVGVPYPTGFHPRSDNDILQWQEFVRTRNRNKLFCFAGAKRGSIKNDFRGLLLSHCHNESDACQVVDCAGSRCANGTSAILETFLDSDFCLQPRGDSFTRRSIFDCMLAGSIPVLFWRRSAYQQYEWFLPEKPESYSVFIHRDEVKNGTSVRKVLESYSKEEVREMREKVIEFIPKFVYARAHDGLESIKDAFDIAIDGVLRRFKEQEDWDYKW